In Sphingomonas sp. R1, a single genomic region encodes these proteins:
- a CDS encoding TraB/GumN family protein, giving the protein MFRAFLLAALFLLGSCGAAPREAKPALWAVRDGDTTVYLFGSVHLLPPDLRWFQGRIRTAFEASDTLVLELVMPPDAETQALLDRLGRTPGDATVAALPAPDHARLEGALREAGLAPSALDRDEPWLAALTLSLLPLRNLGYDDAKGVEQVLRAAATKAGKQVAGLETADQQFGYFDHLSAAAQRRLLDDTVEGLPKTGATIDAAVAAWSKGDADALAARLNADLAGNPELRDTLLLRRNRAWADWIRSRMRTPGTVFVAVGAGHLAGDASVLALLSRAGLTVERLQ; this is encoded by the coding sequence ATGTTCCGCGCGTTCCTCCTTGCCGCCCTGTTCCTCCTCGGCAGCTGCGGCGCCGCACCGCGCGAGGCCAAGCCCGCGCTCTGGGCGGTGCGCGATGGGGATACGACGGTCTATCTGTTCGGCTCCGTCCACCTCCTCCCCCCGGATCTGCGCTGGTTCCAGGGGAGGATCCGCACCGCCTTCGAGGCGAGCGACACGCTGGTCCTCGAACTCGTGATGCCGCCCGATGCCGAAACCCAGGCGCTGCTCGACCGGCTCGGCCGCACCCCCGGCGACGCGACCGTCGCGGCCCTGCCCGCGCCCGACCACGCCAGGCTCGAAGGCGCGCTGCGCGAGGCCGGACTCGCCCCGTCGGCGCTGGATCGCGACGAACCGTGGCTGGCCGCGCTGACCCTGTCGCTGCTCCCGCTCCGGAACCTCGGCTATGACGATGCGAAGGGCGTCGAGCAGGTCCTCCGGGCGGCCGCGACGAAGGCGGGCAAACAGGTTGCGGGGCTGGAGACCGCCGACCAGCAATTCGGCTATTTCGACCATCTCTCCGCCGCCGCGCAGCGCCGCCTGCTCGACGATACGGTGGAAGGGCTGCCCAAGACCGGCGCGACGATCGACGCCGCGGTCGCCGCGTGGAGCAAGGGCGACGCCGACGCGCTGGCGGCCCGGCTCAACGCCGATCTCGCCGGCAACCCCGAGCTGCGCGACACGCTGCTCCTTCGCCGCAACCGCGCCTGGGCGGACTGGATCCGCAGCCGGATGCGCACGCCGGGCACGGTGTTCGTCGCGGTCGGCGCGGGCCATCTGGCAGGGGACGCGAGCGTGCTGGCATTGCTGTCCAGGGCCGGGCTGACGGTGGAACGCCTTCAATGA
- a CDS encoding 50S ribosomal protein L25/general stress protein Ctc: MSDTLTLSAETRDRAGKGASRALRREGRVPAVIYGNKQDPASIHVNERELQKLLNTGHFFNSVIMVNGERTLAKDVAFDVVTERPLHVDFLRISEHATVTVEVPIVFVDEDEAPGLKRGGVLNIVRHELELVVDAAEIPDQIEISVKGLEVGDSLHISAVTLPKGATPSITDRDFTIATVVAPSALKSADGEADAESAEG, encoded by the coding sequence ATGAGCGACACGCTTACGCTGTCGGCCGAAACGCGCGACCGGGCTGGCAAGGGAGCCTCCCGGGCGCTGCGTCGTGAAGGCCGCGTCCCCGCCGTGATCTATGGCAACAAGCAGGATCCTGCGAGCATCCACGTCAACGAGCGTGAACTGCAGAAGCTGCTGAACACCGGCCACTTCTTCAACTCGGTGATCATGGTCAATGGCGAGCGCACGCTGGCCAAGGACGTCGCCTTCGACGTCGTGACCGAGCGTCCGCTGCACGTCGACTTCCTGCGCATCTCCGAGCACGCGACCGTCACCGTCGAAGTGCCGATCGTGTTCGTCGACGAAGACGAGGCCCCCGGCCTGAAGCGCGGCGGCGTGCTCAACATCGTCCGCCACGAGCTGGAGCTGGTGGTCGACGCGGCAGAAATCCCCGACCAGATCGAGATCTCGGTCAAGGGCCTCGAAGTCGGCGATTCGCTGCACATCTCGGCCGTGACCCTGCCCAAGGGCGCGACCCCCTCGATCACCGACCGCGACTTCACCATCGCCACCGTCGTCGCGCCGTCGGCGCTGAAGTCGGCCGATGGCGAAGCGGACGCCGAGTCGGCCGAGGGCTGA
- the pth gene encoding aminoacyl-tRNA hydrolase, whose amino-acid sequence MQLWVGLGNPGPQYAMHRHNVGFMVLDALAEVHGFSAPKKQFQGWTQEGRIGSDKIVLLKPGTFMNESGRAVRAAMDFYKLSPEDVTVFHDELDLLPMKVKVKRGGGTAGHNGLRSTDAHLGPEFRRVRLGIGHPGHKDRVTGYVLGNYAKAEIEPLTDMLGAIAAEASWLAAGDDVRFMNEVARRMQD is encoded by the coding sequence ATGCAGCTGTGGGTGGGTCTCGGCAATCCGGGGCCGCAATATGCGATGCACCGCCACAATGTCGGCTTCATGGTTCTCGACGCGCTGGCCGAGGTGCACGGCTTTTCGGCACCCAAGAAGCAGTTCCAGGGCTGGACCCAGGAAGGCCGCATCGGCAGCGACAAGATCGTGCTGCTCAAGCCCGGCACCTTCATGAACGAAAGCGGTCGGGCGGTGCGCGCCGCGATGGACTTCTACAAGCTGTCACCGGAGGACGTCACCGTCTTCCACGACGAGCTCGACCTGCTGCCGATGAAGGTGAAGGTGAAGCGCGGTGGCGGCACCGCGGGGCATAACGGCCTGCGCTCGACCGACGCGCATCTGGGGCCGGAGTTCCGCCGGGTACGCCTCGGCATCGGCCATCCCGGGCACAAGGACCGGGTGACCGGCTATGTGCTCGGCAACTACGCCAAGGCGGAAATCGAGCCGCTGACCGACATGCTCGGCGCGATCGCGGCGGAGGCGTCCTGGCTGGCGGCGGGCGACGACGTCCGCTTCATGAACGAGGTGGCGCGGCGGATGCAGGATTGA
- a CDS encoding transferrin-binding protein-like solute binding protein: MIRRIVMMGTAAAAVALAGCGGGSSSSTATPTPTSSPTPTPTPTPTYTAFPLTAAAEFNTLNATTSYTGDPATGAVTLGVTATETLTTRVKLATAPDVTTGTYVFDEAAEESRFTNTNILVTPVTTALEFSFRSTNTATGALAGNFAQLELLNNTSNKAITTATDALLGSLTTVSYANWWRGDSTTGQKRLTYSVWGYPTLTYDVPTTGTASYTTRIVGRAISVANNATTLTRVGGTATVSVNFATGLVTTTLNLTRVPDSGAETAYTTLSAQAAIPIGLNQFNGSFVSGGAATGTIAGSFYGLQGANIGVVFGASGTINGADTRIVGELVGKKQ, encoded by the coding sequence ATGATTCGCCGTATTGTGATGATGGGTACGGCTGCGGCCGCGGTCGCGCTGGCCGGCTGCGGCGGCGGAAGCTCCTCGTCGACTGCAACGCCCACGCCGACCAGCTCGCCGACGCCGACCCCCACGCCGACGCCGACCTACACCGCCTTCCCCCTGACCGCCGCCGCCGAGTTCAACACGCTCAACGCGACCACCAGCTACACCGGCGATCCCGCAACGGGTGCGGTGACGCTCGGCGTGACCGCGACCGAGACGCTGACCACCCGCGTCAAGCTCGCCACCGCGCCCGACGTGACCACCGGCACCTATGTGTTCGACGAAGCCGCCGAGGAATCGCGCTTCACCAACACCAACATCCTGGTGACGCCGGTCACCACCGCGCTGGAATTCTCGTTCCGCAGCACCAACACCGCCACCGGCGCGCTGGCGGGCAACTTCGCCCAGCTGGAACTGCTCAACAACACCAGCAACAAGGCGATCACCACCGCGACCGACGCGCTGCTCGGCTCGCTGACCACGGTGAGCTACGCCAACTGGTGGCGCGGCGATTCGACCACCGGCCAGAAGCGCCTGACCTATTCGGTGTGGGGCTATCCGACGCTGACCTATGACGTGCCGACCACCGGCACCGCCAGCTACACCACCCGCATCGTCGGCCGCGCGATCAGCGTGGCGAACAACGCGACGACGCTGACCCGCGTCGGCGGCACCGCGACGGTGAGCGTGAACTTCGCCACCGGCCTGGTGACCACCACGCTGAACCTGACCCGCGTGCCGGACAGCGGCGCCGAAACCGCCTACACCACGCTGAGCGCGCAGGCGGCGATCCCGATCGGCCTCAACCAGTTCAACGGCAGCTTCGTCAGCGGCGGCGCGGCCACCGGCACCATCGCCGGCAGCTTCTACGGCCTGCAGGGCGCGAACATCGGCGTGGTGTTCGGCGCATCGGGCACGATCAACGGCGCGGATACCCGCATCGTCGGCGAACTGGTCGGCAAGAAGCAGTAA
- the ychF gene encoding redox-regulated ATPase YchF: MGFRCGIVGLPNVGKSTLFNALTETAAAQAANYPFCTIEPNVGNVAVPDARLNKLAEIAGSQKIIETQLGFVDIAGLVRGASKGEGLGNQFLGNIREVDAVVHVLRCFENDDIQHVDNRVDPIADAETVETELMLSDLESLEKRVPNLAKKAAQGDKEAKAAASVLGQALELLRDGKPARLTVPKDEDEARHLRIAQLLTAKPVLYVCNVNEEDAANGNDLSAKVFAKAAAEGAQAVVVSAAIEAEIATMPLDERGEFLGELGLEETGLARVIRAGYTLLDLLTFFTVGPKEARAWTVNRGATAPNAAGTIHSDFEKGFIRAETIAFDDFVALGGEAKAREAGKLRAEGKAYIVQDGDVMHFLHS, from the coding sequence ATGGGTTTCCGTTGCGGCATCGTCGGCCTGCCCAATGTCGGCAAGTCCACGCTTTTCAACGCGCTCACCGAGACTGCCGCGGCGCAGGCGGCCAATTATCCGTTCTGCACGATCGAGCCGAACGTCGGCAACGTTGCGGTACCGGACGCGCGCCTCAACAAGCTGGCCGAGATCGCCGGCTCGCAGAAGATCATCGAAACGCAGCTCGGCTTTGTCGACATCGCCGGTCTCGTACGCGGCGCCAGCAAGGGCGAAGGCCTGGGCAACCAGTTCCTCGGCAACATCCGCGAGGTGGACGCGGTCGTCCACGTGCTGCGCTGCTTCGAGAATGACGACATCCAGCATGTCGACAACCGCGTCGACCCGATCGCGGACGCCGAGACGGTCGAGACCGAGCTGATGCTCTCCGACCTCGAAAGCCTCGAGAAGCGCGTGCCCAACCTCGCCAAGAAGGCGGCGCAGGGCGACAAGGAGGCCAAGGCCGCCGCGTCCGTGCTCGGCCAGGCGCTGGAGCTGCTGCGCGACGGCAAGCCCGCCCGCCTCACCGTGCCGAAGGACGAGGACGAGGCGCGCCACCTGCGCATCGCCCAGCTGCTCACCGCCAAGCCCGTCCTCTATGTCTGCAACGTCAACGAGGAAGATGCGGCCAACGGCAACGATCTCTCGGCCAAGGTGTTCGCCAAGGCCGCGGCCGAGGGCGCGCAAGCCGTCGTCGTCTCGGCGGCGATCGAGGCCGAGATCGCAACCATGCCGCTGGACGAGCGCGGTGAGTTCCTGGGCGAGCTGGGGCTGGAGGAAACCGGCCTCGCCCGCGTGATCCGCGCCGGCTACACGCTGCTGGACCTGCTGACCTTCTTCACCGTCGGCCCCAAGGAAGCGCGCGCCTGGACGGTGAACCGCGGCGCCACCGCGCCGAACGCGGCGGGCACGATCCACAGCGATTTCGAAAAGGGCTTCATTCGCGCGGAGACGATCGCGTTCGACGACTTCGTGGCGCTGGGCGGCGAAGCCAAGGCGCGCGAGGCCGGCAAGCTGCGCGCGGAAGGCAAGGCGTACATCGTGCAAGACGGCGACGTGATGCACTTCCTGCACAGCTGA
- a CDS encoding response regulator, with amino-acid sequence MGLRVLIVEDEMTIAFLIEDMLEDLGHEVVEIAMRLPEALEAARRVDADLAILDVNLDGHRSFPVADILEARSIPFAFATGYGALGLEGPYRERPVLAKPFLREHLATLIAKACG; translated from the coding sequence ATGGGTTTGCGTGTCCTGATCGTCGAAGATGAGATGACGATCGCCTTCCTGATCGAGGACATGCTGGAAGATCTCGGCCACGAGGTGGTGGAGATCGCCATGCGGCTGCCGGAGGCGCTGGAAGCGGCCCGCCGCGTGGACGCGGATCTCGCGATCCTCGACGTCAATCTCGACGGGCACCGCTCCTTCCCGGTGGCGGATATCCTTGAAGCGCGATCCATCCCGTTCGCCTTTGCCACCGGCTATGGCGCGCTGGGGCTGGAGGGGCCGTATCGCGAGCGACCGGTGCTGGCCAAGCCGTTCCTGCGCGAGCATCTGGCGACGCTGATCGCAAAGGCATGCGGGTAA